From Sporosarcina sp. Te-1, the proteins below share one genomic window:
- a CDS encoding SprT family protein, with product MTENELQRLIEEISNQVFNKPFTHAASFNKRLRTTGGRYKLSDSSIEINPVVLEKYGTEELIGVIKHELCHYHLHLEGKGYKHGDKDFKKLLAETGSPRYCKQLAEVKPKRVVLHIYRCTSCQLEYKRKRKMDIRKYRCGKCRGEMVYVKTIG from the coding sequence ATGACTGAAAATGAATTACAAAGACTCATCGAAGAGATATCCAACCAAGTTTTCAATAAACCATTCACTCATGCAGCGTCTTTCAATAAAAGACTAAGAACAACAGGCGGCCGTTATAAGTTGTCTGACAGCTCAATCGAAATCAACCCGGTCGTCTTGGAAAAGTATGGGACGGAAGAATTAATCGGTGTCATTAAACATGAACTGTGCCATTATCATTTGCATTTAGAAGGAAAGGGATACAAGCATGGCGATAAGGATTTTAAAAAGCTATTAGCTGAAACAGGCTCTCCACGCTATTGCAAACAGTTGGCAGAAGTAAAACCGAAAAGGGTAGTACTGCACATATATAGATGTACATCATGTCAGCTTGAGTATAAGCGCAAACGAAAGATGGATATCCGAAAGTATCGCTGCGGAAAATGCAGGGGAGAAATGGTGTATGTCAAAACAATAGGGTAA
- a CDS encoding Tex family protein, with the protein MSTAIIEKAAKRAGINVRQTASVIELLESGNTVPFIARYRKEATGSLDEVQIKTIEEAFHYEKSLEQRKEEVIRLIEEQGKLTDDLRNEIDRATVLQRVEDLYRPYKQKRRTRAMVAIEKGLEPLADALLEFSADTPEKLAASYINEEKEIPTVEDALAGARDIIAERIADDAALRDKVRKLAWSDGHMTSAMKKDANDERGVYSIYYEYEEPLKKIVPHRVLALNRGEKEEVLRVSVSFPTERIVGELEKARIKKSHSPAAPQVKLAIEDAFKRLIAPSVEREIRTSLTEKAEAQAIHVFSENLKSLLLQPPLKGRIVLGVDPAFRTGCKLAVVNETGKVLEISVIYPHPPKPKKEDSKRTILELIKKYGVSIIAIGNGTASRETEHFIVECIKEAATPVSYVIVNEAGASVYSASAQAREEFPDLQVEQRSAVSIARRLQDPLSELVKIDPESIGVGQYQHDVARKKLSESLSFVVETAVNRVGVNVNTASPSLLQYVAGLSKSVADNIVKKREEEGGFTKRSQLKKVPRLGAKTYEQAIGFLRIPEAADRFDSTGIHPESYELAKLILEEAGISKDKLGQKEAVEALSSLSFSSLAEKLQVGEVTLKDVVETLQRPNRDPREDYPQPLLKADVLDIDDLHEGLEMQGTVRNVVDFGAFVDIGVSEDGLVHISKLRKGFVKHPLDVVASGDIVTVWIEAVDKAKGRISLTMLPPAGK; encoded by the coding sequence ATGTCAACTGCTATTATAGAAAAAGCGGCCAAGCGTGCGGGCATCAACGTACGGCAGACGGCCAGTGTCATAGAATTATTGGAGTCTGGAAACACAGTTCCTTTCATTGCGCGTTACCGTAAAGAAGCGACTGGTTCGTTGGATGAAGTTCAGATTAAAACAATAGAAGAAGCGTTTCACTATGAAAAGAGCTTGGAACAGCGGAAAGAAGAAGTTATCCGTCTTATTGAGGAGCAAGGCAAGCTGACGGATGACTTGAGAAATGAAATTGATAGAGCAACAGTTCTACAGCGTGTGGAAGATTTATATCGGCCATACAAACAAAAACGTCGGACGCGGGCAATGGTGGCAATTGAAAAAGGATTGGAACCATTGGCGGATGCGCTGCTAGAATTTTCAGCGGATACTCCAGAGAAATTAGCTGCATCATATATTAATGAAGAAAAGGAAATCCCGACAGTTGAGGACGCGCTTGCGGGTGCTCGGGATATCATCGCAGAGCGGATAGCGGATGATGCGGCCCTTCGTGACAAAGTAAGAAAACTCGCTTGGTCAGACGGTCACATGACGTCTGCGATGAAGAAGGATGCAAACGATGAACGAGGCGTCTACAGTATTTATTACGAATACGAAGAACCGTTGAAAAAGATCGTTCCTCACAGGGTGCTTGCGTTGAATCGAGGAGAGAAGGAAGAAGTTCTGCGGGTTTCTGTTTCGTTTCCAACGGAGCGGATTGTCGGAGAACTGGAGAAAGCACGCATTAAGAAGAGCCATTCGCCGGCAGCGCCTCAAGTGAAGCTGGCGATTGAAGATGCTTTTAAACGTCTAATCGCTCCTTCAGTAGAAAGGGAGATTCGAACTTCACTTACGGAAAAAGCGGAAGCGCAAGCAATCCATGTTTTCTCGGAGAATTTGAAGAGTTTGTTGCTTCAGCCTCCATTGAAGGGCCGGATTGTTCTCGGAGTTGACCCGGCATTCCGGACAGGGTGTAAGCTGGCGGTTGTCAATGAAACGGGAAAAGTGCTCGAAATATCGGTCATCTATCCGCATCCGCCGAAACCGAAGAAAGAGGACTCCAAGCGGACAATACTTGAACTGATTAAAAAATATGGGGTTAGCATCATTGCAATTGGCAACGGGACAGCCTCAAGGGAGACCGAACACTTTATTGTGGAATGTATTAAGGAAGCTGCCACTCCCGTTTCATATGTCATTGTTAATGAAGCCGGAGCTAGTGTCTATTCAGCGTCAGCCCAGGCGAGGGAGGAATTCCCGGATTTGCAAGTCGAGCAAAGAAGTGCGGTGTCCATTGCAAGAAGACTGCAAGATCCGCTATCGGAGCTGGTGAAGATTGATCCAGAATCCATTGGGGTAGGACAGTACCAGCATGATGTGGCCAGGAAGAAGCTCTCTGAATCCTTATCATTCGTCGTCGAAACAGCCGTGAACCGGGTTGGTGTCAATGTAAATACGGCATCCCCATCGCTATTGCAATATGTAGCCGGATTATCAAAATCCGTAGCCGACAATATCGTTAAAAAGCGGGAAGAGGAGGGCGGCTTTACAAAAAGGTCCCAGCTGAAAAAAGTGCCACGGCTTGGGGCGAAGACCTATGAGCAGGCAATCGGATTCCTTCGCATTCCGGAAGCAGCCGACCGTTTCGATTCGACCGGCATCCACCCGGAAAGCTATGAGCTAGCGAAATTAATATTAGAAGAAGCAGGAATCAGCAAGGATAAGCTCGGTCAAAAAGAAGCAGTAGAAGCCCTTTCGTCACTGTCGTTTTCGTCACTGGCGGAAAAATTGCAGGTTGGCGAAGTGACATTGAAAGATGTGGTCGAAACATTGCAACGACCGAATCGGGATCCGCGTGAAGATTATCCGCAGCCGCTTCTCAAGGCGGATGTGCTAGATATCGATGACCTGCATGAAGGGCTAGAAATGCAAGGAACCGTTCGAAATGTCGTCGATTTCGGTGCATTTGTTGATATTGGTGTATCCGAAGATGGGCTCGTTCATATATCCAAATTACGGAAAGGTTTTGTCAAGCATCCATTAGATGTCGTGGCATCTGGCGATATTGTAACGGTCTGGATAGAAGCAGTCGATAAAGCAAAGGGAAGAATTTCTCTAACTATGCTGCCTCCTGCAGGGAAGTAA
- a CDS encoding PP2C family serine/threonine-protein phosphatase — protein METFKNQYVEAYIYNSAKHGNAESGDTYFIHSEEDYFICAIADGLGNGVVARQSAEVIPRVLEQYHHESLDELLNRCNEYMVQKRGAAVAIVKVDYKECTIEYSCVGNVRLYILHNGQKMIYPLPVMGYLSGRPQKMKTQKYEYLNGDMFFLHSDGIVMKSPKASMQDSLNAYELYERVRKATDGIGDDATFIAGDLLRADC, from the coding sequence GTGGAAACTTTTAAGAATCAATACGTGGAAGCATATATCTATAATTCGGCCAAGCATGGCAATGCCGAATCGGGTGATACTTATTTCATCCATTCGGAAGAGGATTATTTCATCTGCGCCATTGCGGACGGGCTCGGCAATGGAGTCGTTGCCCGCCAATCGGCCGAAGTGATTCCGCGTGTGCTGGAGCAATATCACCATGAATCACTGGACGAATTGCTCAACCGCTGCAATGAATATATGGTACAAAAACGTGGAGCGGCGGTCGCTATTGTAAAAGTGGACTACAAGGAATGTACAATCGAATATAGCTGCGTAGGCAATGTTCGATTGTATATTTTACATAACGGCCAAAAGATGATTTACCCGTTGCCAGTAATGGGCTACCTCTCCGGCCGGCCACAAAAAATGAAAACTCAAAAATACGAATACCTCAATGGCGACATGTTCTTCCTCCATTCAGACGGCATCGTCATGAAAAGCCCAAAAGCCAGCATGCAGGATAGCCTTAATGCCTACGAACTGTATGAGCGAGTGAGAAAAGCAACGGACGGCATCGGTGACGATGCCACCTTCATCGCCGGCGACCTGCTTCGCGCGGATTGCTGA
- the sigB gene encoding RNA polymerase sigma factor SigB, with amino-acid sequence MSNEQPTHKPDTKEKVLEWIRNFQENNDEEAQTNLVLHYERLVHSIARKYSNGKPYHEDIVQVGMLGLLGAIRRYDPELGRSFEAFAVPTIVGEIKRFLRDKTWAVHVPRRIKELGPKIKAAAEALTTELQRSPLVSEIADYLETDEELVLEAMEMGRSYQALSMDHTLEADSEGGTVTLFDIIGEPDEEFEKTDHRLVVANALNVLSEREKQIIQYTYIEQLSQKEAGERLGISQMHVSRLQRKAIKKLQEAILSAGGAS; translated from the coding sequence ATGTCAAACGAACAGCCAACTCATAAGCCAGATACAAAAGAAAAAGTACTGGAGTGGATCCGGAACTTCCAGGAAAACAACGACGAAGAAGCGCAAACGAATCTCGTTTTGCACTACGAACGTCTTGTCCATTCCATCGCCCGGAAATATTCAAATGGCAAACCATATCATGAAGATATCGTCCAAGTCGGCATGCTTGGCCTCCTCGGGGCGATCCGGCGATATGACCCCGAACTCGGACGCAGTTTCGAAGCTTTTGCAGTTCCGACCATCGTCGGGGAAATCAAACGGTTCCTCCGCGATAAAACGTGGGCTGTTCATGTCCCGCGGCGAATTAAGGAGCTCGGGCCGAAAATCAAAGCCGCAGCAGAAGCATTGACAACGGAATTGCAACGCTCGCCGCTCGTCAGTGAAATTGCGGATTACTTGGAAACCGACGAGGAACTTGTTTTGGAAGCGATGGAAATGGGCAGAAGCTACCAAGCACTTTCAATGGATCATACACTCGAGGCAGATTCAGAAGGGGGAACGGTCACCCTGTTCGATATTATTGGAGAACCAGACGAGGAATTCGAAAAAACAGATCACCGTCTAGTCGTCGCAAACGCGTTGAACGTCTTGTCGGAACGCGAAAAGCAGATCATCCAGTATACATATATCGAACAATTGAGCCAAAAAGAGGCGGGTGAACGGCTCGGCATTTCCCAAATGCACGTTTCGAGGCTGCAGCGAAAAGCGATTAAGAAACTTCAGGAAGCAATATTATCAGCTGGTGGTGCTTCATAG
- the rsbW gene encoding anti-sigma B factor RsbW has product MQPYDYIEIKIPAKAQYVGVARLMISGIASRLGFTYDDIEDLKIASSEAITNAVQHAYQDEEGEVVVGCALFEDRLEIMIADHGESFDFEETKKHIGPYDESAEVEFLREGGLGLYLMETLMDEVKLHHEEGVTVFMTKYLGGERGEEDVKRTANS; this is encoded by the coding sequence ATGCAACCATATGATTATATCGAAATCAAGATTCCCGCAAAGGCGCAATACGTTGGCGTGGCCCGGTTGATGATCTCTGGGATTGCAAGCCGTCTAGGTTTTACATATGACGATATCGAAGATTTGAAGATTGCGTCTAGCGAAGCCATAACCAATGCAGTACAGCATGCATACCAGGATGAAGAAGGGGAGGTTGTCGTCGGATGTGCACTTTTTGAAGATCGACTGGAAATCATGATTGCGGATCATGGAGAAAGTTTCGATTTCGAAGAGACGAAGAAGCACATCGGGCCGTATGACGAATCCGCTGAAGTCGAGTTTTTACGAGAAGGCGGACTGGGCCTTTATTTGATGGAAACGCTCATGGATGAAGTAAAATTACATCATGAGGAGGGCGTGACTGTCTTTATGACTAAATATCTCGGCGGAGAGCGGGGCGAAGAAGATGTCAAACGAACAGCCAACTCATAA
- a CDS encoding anti-sigma factor antagonist yields MNLQVELLEQDSIQYFKVIGEIDAFTAPILRERLAAVEGTPNLQAELDLSDVDYMDSTGLGVFVGFYKAVKANGGHVKITGLNRRLSRLFEITGLSEIIDIEKKESEDHDATI; encoded by the coding sequence ATGAACTTACAAGTTGAATTGTTGGAACAAGATAGTATTCAATATTTTAAAGTCATCGGAGAGATTGATGCGTTTACCGCGCCGATACTCCGCGAGCGTTTGGCGGCTGTGGAAGGAACACCGAACCTGCAGGCGGAATTGGATCTGTCTGATGTGGATTATATGGATAGTACGGGTCTCGGTGTGTTCGTCGGTTTCTATAAAGCTGTGAAAGCAAATGGCGGCCATGTGAAAATCACAGGCTTGAACCGCCGCTTGAGCCGACTATTTGAAATTACAGGACTGAGTGAAATCATTGACATCGAGAAGAAGGAAAGTGAGGACCACGATGCAACCATATGA
- a CDS encoding PP2C family protein-serine/threonine phosphatase, whose product MPREVGRQYKEILKKYIDSQSEEDLYVGQQFSRRFIEKQIAPEDVISIHKTALLELLPDLRDEVWDSMDFLIEMMIHYGLTLREHQSLIRKQEILQMEMNVATQVQDTLLKTRTPNVEGLDVGWVSQPAHQMNGDYVYFLNENSHVASVAVADVMGKGIPAALCMSMIKFGMDGLEKGDTDPRAVLDIINRIVEKSVDNSMFISMFYGKYDACSSAFSYSSAGHEPALYYNAASGTFTELNAKGLLLGIKTDVLYEEHAVKMEDGDFIAMMTDGVTETRTEEGFIEIGEIQQLLENVREQSAQKMAEHLYNELAGLQEYRLGDDFTIVIFKKDPEEV is encoded by the coding sequence ATGCCTCGGGAAGTCGGTCGGCAGTATAAAGAAATATTAAAGAAGTACATTGACAGTCAGAGTGAAGAGGATTTATACGTCGGGCAACAATTCAGCAGGCGTTTCATCGAGAAGCAAATTGCGCCGGAAGATGTCATAAGTATCCACAAAACAGCACTGCTTGAACTGCTGCCCGACTTGCGAGATGAAGTGTGGGATTCTATGGATTTCCTCATCGAAATGATGATCCATTATGGTCTTACATTGCGGGAACATCAAAGTCTTATCCGCAAACAGGAAATCCTGCAGATGGAAATGAATGTTGCGACCCAAGTGCAGGACACGTTGTTAAAAACGAGAACACCGAATGTGGAAGGATTGGACGTCGGCTGGGTTTCCCAACCGGCTCATCAGATGAATGGCGATTATGTTTATTTCCTTAATGAAAATTCACACGTAGCCAGTGTTGCGGTCGCTGACGTGATGGGGAAAGGAATCCCAGCCGCCCTTTGCATGTCCATGATTAAATTCGGGATGGACGGGTTGGAAAAAGGAGATACTGACCCGCGGGCCGTGCTCGATATTATCAACCGGATTGTGGAAAAAAGCGTCGACAATTCCATGTTCATCTCGATGTTCTATGGAAAATACGATGCATGTTCATCCGCCTTCTCCTATTCGTCTGCGGGTCATGAACCGGCCCTCTATTATAATGCGGCAAGCGGAACGTTCACAGAGTTGAATGCAAAAGGCTTGCTGCTTGGCATCAAAACGGATGTCCTCTATGAAGAACACGCTGTGAAAATGGAAGATGGAGACTTCATTGCGATGATGACGGACGGTGTTACCGAAACACGTACGGAAGAAGGGTTCATCGAAATTGGTGAAATCCAGCAACTGCTAGAAAATGTAAGGGAACAATCTGCCCAAAAGATGGCGGAACACCTATACAACGAACTTGCCGGTCTTCAGGAATACCGTCTTGGCGATGATTTCACCATCGTCATTTTTAAAAAGGATCCGGAAGAGGTTTAA
- a CDS encoding anti-sigma regulatory factor codes for MSYRSSVDIYTEWDIVAARQLGRNEAKKTGFGTVDQARITTAISELARNIYLYAGKGKIEIERISENGAFGIKIIASDEGPGISDLRKVMEDGYSTSGGLGAGMPGVKRLMDEFKVISEPGVGTTITAKKWLH; via the coding sequence ATGAGTTATCGGTCTTCTGTAGATATATACACGGAGTGGGATATTGTTGCTGCACGGCAATTGGGCCGAAATGAAGCAAAAAAGACCGGTTTCGGCACTGTTGACCAGGCCCGTATTACGACAGCAATCAGTGAGCTGGCGAGGAACATCTATCTGTACGCCGGCAAAGGGAAAATTGAGATTGAACGAATTAGCGAAAATGGAGCCTTCGGAATTAAAATTATTGCCTCGGATGAAGGACCCGGAATTAGCGACCTTCGAAAAGTAATGGAAGATGGCTATTCCACTTCAGGGGGATTAGGTGCAGGCATGCCAGGTGTGAAAAGGTTGATGGACGAGTTCAAAGTCATTTCCGAACCAGGCGTCGGAACTACCATCACGGCAAAGAAATGGCTCCATTAA
- a CDS encoding STAS domain-containing protein: MKTRIPILKLNEVLIVSIQWELDDQTAIQFQEDLLTKMHETSALGVVIDLTPIDFIDSFIAKVLGDVINMTGLMGAKVVITGIQPAVAITLIELGIRMENVMTALDLENGLDKLYKELEA; the protein is encoded by the coding sequence ATGAAAACCCGGATTCCGATACTAAAACTGAACGAAGTACTTATTGTATCCATACAATGGGAATTGGATGATCAGACAGCAATACAATTTCAAGAGGATTTATTGACGAAGATGCATGAAACGTCAGCGCTGGGGGTTGTCATTGATTTGACACCAATCGATTTTATCGATTCCTTCATCGCAAAAGTACTTGGTGATGTGATCAATATGACAGGACTGATGGGGGCAAAAGTTGTGATAACCGGTATCCAACCCGCTGTTGCCATTACATTGATTGAACTAGGAATCCGTATGGAAAATGTCATGACAGCGCTTGACTTGGAAAACGGATTGGATAAACTTTACAAAGAATTGGAGGCCTGA
- a CDS encoding RsbT co-antagonist protein RsbRA: protein MNKLMVESINQNMDEIIECWIEQMKEEKGERFFHFMPDHLVEKTSREFAELMTSNIMETSSIDSDKLNDFTEKIVRFGWSIKFVNKAIDNFSFVVFELLEKKGILNDSNLRQFVETITRWISPLRESIIDAYSTEWERTVSLQKIALQELSASLIPVFDKISVMPLVGTIDTERAKLIMENLLEGVVSQRAEVVLLDITGVPVVDTMVAHHIIQAADAVRLVGAKCMLVGIRPEIAQTIVALGINLHDFTTKSTLQKGMQAALAMTNREIVEVEGK from the coding sequence ATGAATAAACTCATGGTAGAAAGTATCAATCAAAACATGGACGAAATCATTGAGTGCTGGATTGAGCAAATGAAAGAGGAGAAGGGCGAGCGCTTTTTCCACTTTATGCCCGACCACCTGGTGGAAAAGACGAGCCGGGAGTTTGCGGAATTGATGACATCTAACATCATGGAAACCAGTTCTATTGATAGCGATAAACTTAATGATTTTACGGAGAAGATTGTCCGCTTCGGTTGGTCGATCAAATTTGTCAATAAAGCGATCGACAACTTTTCCTTTGTCGTTTTTGAACTGTTGGAAAAGAAGGGCATCTTGAATGACAGCAATTTGCGCCAGTTCGTCGAAACTATCACAAGATGGATCAGCCCACTTCGTGAAAGCATCATTGACGCCTATTCGACCGAATGGGAGCGAACTGTGAGCTTGCAAAAGATTGCGTTACAAGAGCTATCTGCTTCTCTAATCCCAGTTTTTGATAAAATTTCGGTCATGCCGCTTGTGGGAACCATTGACACGGAACGGGCCAAATTGATTATGGAGAACCTGTTGGAAGGCGTCGTCAGCCAGCGGGCTGAAGTCGTCCTTCTCGATATTACGGGTGTGCCTGTCGTCGATACGATGGTGGCACATCATATTATTCAAGCGGCGGATGCGGTCCGTCTGGTCGGGGCCAAGTGCATGTTGGTCGGCATCCGGCCTGAAATTGCACAAACAATCGTAGCCCTGGGGATTAACTTGCATGATTTCACAACGAAGAGTACGCTGCAAAAAGGGATGCAAGCGGCATTGGCAATGACAAACCGAGAAATTGTGGAGGTGGAAGGTAAATGA
- a CDS encoding type II toxin-antitoxin system PemK/MazF family toxin: MAIKRGDVFFADLSPVVGSEQGGTRPVLVIQNDIGNRFSPTVIVAAITAQIQKAKLPTHVEIDAERYGFERDSVILLEQVRTIDKSRLTDKITHLDEQLMERVDEALEVSFGLIKF; encoded by the coding sequence TTGGCGATAAAACGTGGAGACGTCTTTTTTGCAGACCTGTCGCCTGTCGTTGGTTCCGAACAGGGCGGTACGAGACCGGTTCTTGTCATTCAAAATGACATCGGCAACCGGTTCAGTCCGACAGTGATTGTCGCGGCAATCACTGCGCAAATTCAAAAAGCAAAATTGCCGACACATGTTGAAATCGATGCGGAACGTTATGGATTCGAGCGGGATTCGGTCATCCTGCTCGAGCAAGTTCGCACAATCGACAAGTCTAGGCTCACAGACAAAATCACCCACTTGGATGAGCAATTGATGGAAAGAGTGGATGAAGCGCTCGAAGTCAGCTTCGGGTTGATCAAGTTTTAG
- a CDS encoding transcriptional regulator: MLVLREKKNIKEVIVKIPKRMLTEIEHTVVHQEPEREEFVYVSTKRYVTDYEAETIREVMMKGYVEMSHINLKIAKECLHAELEAQHTMERLVSGG; the protein is encoded by the coding sequence GTGCTAGTATTGCGAGAGAAAAAAAACATCAAGGAAGTCATTGTGAAAATCCCTAAGAGGATGTTAACCGAAATTGAACATACGGTCGTCCATCAGGAGCCGGAGCGTGAAGAATTCGTGTATGTTTCGACAAAACGCTATGTTACCGATTACGAAGCGGAAACGATCCGTGAAGTCATGATGAAAGGGTACGTAGAAATGTCGCATATCAACTTGAAAATCGCAAAAGAATGCTTGCATGCAGAGCTTGAGGCCCAGCATACGATGGAACGTCTCGTTAGCGGAGGATGA
- the alr gene encoding alanine racemase: protein MKEANYRPTVATVKLDAIKRNVQNLKAYLKENTEVIAVVKADGYGHGDVETARAALEAGAAMVAVATPDEAVRLREGGISADILVMGPSPVEFASQALQEDITVTVSDASWVAESAERLYDKSGKLKIHIKVDSGMGRIGLRSKEQLQSLLNEVGKSDKIMIDGIFTHFACADESDPSPTEEQFETFIRMVEEMPEKPRLVHASNSAATLLYPDFALDAVRFGISLYGVAPSPYTNTKLPFPLERAMTIETELAYVKLLPKGNRISYGGTYETSEDEWIGTIPIGYADGFRRGLRGQEVLIQGERMPIVGTICMDQCMVKLSRELPVGEKVTLIGRQGEEEIMFEEWAVALGTIPYEIMVSISKRIPRIY, encoded by the coding sequence GTGAAGGAAGCCAATTATCGTCCGACAGTCGCCACTGTCAAACTCGATGCGATCAAGCGGAATGTGCAAAATTTGAAAGCTTATTTGAAAGAGAATACCGAGGTCATAGCTGTCGTAAAAGCGGACGGCTATGGCCATGGTGATGTTGAAACAGCTCGGGCCGCTTTAGAAGCGGGCGCTGCCATGGTAGCAGTTGCGACACCAGATGAAGCAGTACGTCTCCGGGAAGGAGGAATTTCCGCGGATATTCTGGTCATGGGGCCTTCGCCTGTAGAATTCGCATCTCAAGCGTTGCAGGAGGATATTACGGTTACAGTTTCCGATGCAAGTTGGGTTGCAGAGAGTGCGGAAAGGCTGTATGACAAGTCTGGAAAACTGAAAATTCACATCAAAGTGGATAGCGGCATGGGGCGAATCGGGCTTCGCAGTAAGGAACAGCTCCAATCTCTTCTGAATGAAGTGGGGAAAAGTGACAAAATAATGATTGACGGCATCTTTACACACTTTGCCTGTGCGGATGAATCGGATCCGAGCCCGACGGAAGAACAGTTTGAAACATTCATACGTATGGTGGAGGAGATGCCGGAAAAGCCAAGGCTTGTCCATGCATCCAACAGTGCGGCCACTCTACTGTATCCAGATTTTGCACTTGATGCTGTCCGATTCGGCATCAGTCTATATGGAGTGGCCCCTTCCCCGTACACAAATACGAAACTTCCATTCCCATTGGAACGGGCGATGACGATTGAAACGGAACTTGCTTACGTAAAATTGCTGCCGAAAGGAAACCGGATCAGTTACGGGGGAACGTACGAGACATCAGAAGACGAATGGATCGGTACCATTCCGATTGGATATGCGGACGGATTTCGACGAGGCTTGCGCGGACAGGAAGTGCTGATCCAAGGCGAACGGATGCCAATCGTCGGCACCATATGCATGGATCAATGCATGGTAAAACTGTCACGCGAATTGCCGGTAGGTGAGAAAGTGACCCTTATCGGACGGCAAGGCGAGGAGGAAATCATGTTTGAGGAATGGGCAGTGGCGCTTGGTACCATCCCATACGAGATCATGGTGTCGATTTCCAAACGGATACCACGCATATATTAA
- a CDS encoding outer-membrane lipoprotein carrier protein LolA, translating to MRTRIVALMLVMVMVLLAACGTPSKEDVMKKLSGKWNDTKGYELQATMEIKTGAEPRLYDVTVWHTKPDFYRVNVTQGGTQDSQMIVRNEEGVFVVTPSLGKTYKFQSDWPTQNSMGYLIGSLSDDIKADKEAKMTEKDKTYIFETATRNNHKKVLPTQEIHIDKKTLLPKHVSVMDANKEEKIRITFSKITLGIEHRPSDFNVDMEEKGSESKPKADEKAEETGYQTYYPNLNWEDTTLLSEQTAATDDGTRFFLTYGGGKREFVVVQEPAKAPENQLPVSIEGDPVDLGFAVAALTDTSIRWEQNGVAFFVASNTLTKEELIEVASSMVSDSVK from the coding sequence ATGCGCACCCGGATAGTTGCTTTAATGTTGGTTATGGTCATGGTTCTTCTCGCAGCATGTGGAACCCCATCAAAAGAAGACGTTATGAAGAAGCTCAGCGGAAAATGGAATGACACGAAAGGGTATGAACTACAGGCGACAATGGAAATCAAAACAGGTGCGGAGCCACGGTTGTATGATGTAACGGTTTGGCATACGAAGCCCGATTTCTATAGGGTGAATGTGACACAAGGCGGAACGCAGGATTCGCAAATGATTGTGCGTAATGAAGAAGGGGTATTCGTTGTTACGCCTTCACTTGGGAAAACGTATAAGTTTCAGAGTGATTGGCCAACCCAAAACAGCATGGGGTATTTGATCGGCTCTTTGTCCGACGATATTAAGGCGGATAAGGAAGCGAAGATGACAGAGAAGGATAAGACATACATTTTTGAGACGGCGACGCGGAACAATCATAAAAAAGTGTTGCCGACCCAAGAAATTCATATTGATAAAAAGACATTGCTTCCGAAACATGTTTCGGTAATGGATGCGAATAAAGAAGAGAAAATTCGTATCACATTCTCTAAAATCACGCTCGGTATCGAGCATCGTCCATCGGATTTCAATGTAGATATGGAAGAGAAAGGATCGGAATCGAAACCGAAAGCCGATGAAAAGGCTGAAGAAACAGGCTATCAAACCTACTACCCGAACTTGAATTGGGAAGATACGACGTTATTGAGTGAACAAACAGCCGCTACAGACGATGGGACACGGTTCTTTTTAACTTATGGCGGTGGAAAAAGGGAGTTCGTGGTAGTTCAAGAACCTGCTAAAGCGCCTGAAAATCAATTGCCTGTCTCCATTGAAGGAGATCCGGTCGATCTAGGCTTCGCGGTGGCGGCTTTAACAGATACATCCATTCGCTGGGAGCAGAACGGAGTTGCCTTCTTCGTCGCATCCAACACGTTGACGAAAGAAGAACTGATCGAGGTTGCATCTTCCATGGTGTCTGATAGTGTTAAATAA